In the genome of Pseudomonas sp. B33.4, the window AAGAGAAGGGCATCGCTGCCGGTGATCGAGTGCGGGTCAGTTGCAAGCGCGGCTTTATCGAAGCGGTGGCGGTGGTGACAAAAAGGATCCGGCCGCTGCAGGTCAATGGCCAGGTCGTGCATCAGATCGGCATCCCGTTGCACTGGGGGTTCACCGGCCTGACGCGTCACGGTTACCTGACCAACACCCTGGTGCCGTTCCTCGGCGATGGCAACACCCAGACCCCGGAATCCAAGTCATTCCTGGTCAACGTGGAGAAACTGTAAATGGCCAGCCAAGACATCATTGCCCGCTCGGCCACCACGACCCTGCCGCCATCGGTGAGAAATCAGGAGGCGGTGGCCAAGCTGATCGACACCACCAAATGCATCGGCTGCAAAGCCTGTCAGGTCGCCTGCTCGGAATGGAACGAGCTGCGCGACGAGGTCGGCCACAACCACGGCACCTACGACAACCCACAAGACTTGAGCGCGGAAACCTGGACGTTGATGCGCTTCACCGAACACGAAACCGACGCCGGCAACCTCGAATGGCTGATCCGCAAGGATGGCTGCATGCACTGCGCCGAGCCCGGTTGTCTGGCGGCGTGCCCGAGCCCCGGCGCGATCATCAAGCATGCCAATGGCATCGTCGATTTCGATCAAGATCACTGCATCGGTTGCGGCTACTGCATCACCGGTTGCCCGTTCAACATTCCGCGCATCTCGCAAAAGGATCACAAGGCCTACAAATGCACCTTGTGTTCGGATCGCGTGGCGGTAGGGCTGGAACCGGCCTGCGTGAAAACCTGCCCGACCGGCGCCATTGTTTTCGGCACCAAGGAAGACATGAAAGAACACGCTGCCGAACGCATCGTCGACCTGAAAAGCCGTGGCTTCGAGAATGCCGGTCTGTATGACCCGGCCGGTGTTGGCGGCACGCATGTGATGTATGTATTGCACCACGCTGACACGCCAACCATCTACGCCAACCTGCCGCAGGATCCGGCGATCAGTCCGTTGGTGGGCCTGTGGAAAGGCATCAGCAAACCGCTGGGCCTGTTGGCCATGGGCGCGGCGGTGCTGGCCGGGTTCTTCCATTACGTGCGCATCGGCCCGAACCGGGTCGAAGAAGATGAGCATCCAACGCCACCTGACACCTCGGTGCATGTCGTCGATCCGGCGGTGCACACCTTCGATCCACGCGGGGAGGACCGGCCATGAGCAACAAAACGATCCTTCGTTACACCGCCAACCAGCGCACCAATCACTGGCTGGTGGCGATCCTGTTTTTCATGGCCGGGCTGTCCGGGCTGGCGTTGTTTCACCCGTCGCTGTTCTGGCTGAGCAACCTGTTCGGCGGCGGGCCGTGGACGCGGATTCTGCATCCGTACATGGGCATCGCCATGTTCGTGTTTTTCATCGGTCTGGTGCTGAGTTTCTGGCGCGCCAACTTCTTCATCAGCAACGACGGCAAGTGGATGCGCCGCATCGACCGGGTGTTGGTCAACGACGAAGAAAGCGTACCGCCAGTGGGCAAATACAACGCCGGGCAAAAGCTGCTGTTCTGGACTTTACTGCTGTGCATGCTCGGTTTGCTGTTTACCGGGCTGGTGATCTGGCGCGCCTGGTTCAGTGCGTACTTCGGCATCACCGTGATTCGCTGGGCGATGCTCCTGCATGCGCTGGCCGGGTTCATTCTGGTGCTGAGCATCATCATTCACATCTACGCCGGGCTGTGGATCAAGGGATCG includes:
- the fdxH gene encoding formate dehydrogenase subunit beta is translated as MASQDIIARSATTTLPPSVRNQEAVAKLIDTTKCIGCKACQVACSEWNELRDEVGHNHGTYDNPQDLSAETWTLMRFTEHETDAGNLEWLIRKDGCMHCAEPGCLAACPSPGAIIKHANGIVDFDQDHCIGCGYCITGCPFNIPRISQKDHKAYKCTLCSDRVAVGLEPACVKTCPTGAIVFGTKEDMKEHAAERIVDLKSRGFENAGLYDPAGVGGTHVMYVLHHADTPTIYANLPQDPAISPLVGLWKGISKPLGLLAMGAAVLAGFFHYVRIGPNRVEEDEHPTPPDTSVHVVDPAVHTFDPRGEDRP
- a CDS encoding formate dehydrogenase subunit gamma, translated to MSNKTILRYTANQRTNHWLVAILFFMAGLSGLALFHPSLFWLSNLFGGGPWTRILHPYMGIAMFVFFIGLVLSFWRANFFISNDGKWMRRIDRVLVNDEESVPPVGKYNAGQKLLFWTLLLCMLGLLFTGLVIWRAWFSAYFGITVIRWAMLLHALAGFILVLSIIIHIYAGLWIKGSVDAMMHGWVSRAWAKKHHELWYRDVTRDERHPDVPERPITKKG